A single genomic interval of Lewinellaceae bacterium harbors:
- a CDS encoding T9SS type A sorting domain-containing protein, which translates to MGGSETVFEKLRFGVRAGAGKSAEGFTIRDATFRELEKGVLAEAANHFTVTRCTLDVGGHVSNLPPFLVSQEGVQINYSTGFTVMGNRLRGLAASQDETVGVKVVDTGAGTDANTIYGNNFDILYVGNAAVGDNVGAPEGGGIVYECNKNLGSNVFDFWVQEGEGITEDQRSVGGEAAGNTFSLNIINATGHFTNQGNGLIEYYYDEEEPTEEPTQYTEDNINLNTAETNDCNNGEAGGEIPDEGIDLVKNRFFEAKAQYQLYKTDYDELIDDGDTPGLLAEVAQAGAGQAGSLINDLLDISPYVFQHVLKAVVDKPTVFDNGMQADLLEANPEAVRKAGFLLYLEENSSLEEEEVLQVQQASLLNTDRDAMEEDLSAAYAAKHRAADLVLAYYLLDSVAYNRDSALLWLSHKGSLHSLYLKADIQLQTGQDEAAENTLSSIPEAFLLTEKQQQEYDNKQALFKLLSDQADIFKMDSLAVAELSNIAQSGGLAGQQARNLLDYAYEGEWEPDHSLPTAREERTAVGSTTRHRPQSSIRAFPNPAKATVTFEFTILAGEEASVRLVNAMGRAVAEIPLSPRVGIEEWDISGLAEGVYWYQLWIDEKPGPVGKLAIQH; encoded by the coding sequence GTGGGGGGCAGCGAAACCGTATTTGAGAAGCTGCGCTTTGGCGTACGGGCGGGCGCGGGCAAAAGCGCCGAAGGCTTTACCATCCGGGATGCTACCTTCCGGGAACTGGAAAAGGGCGTGCTGGCCGAAGCGGCCAACCACTTCACCGTCACGCGCTGCACCCTGGATGTGGGCGGGCACGTGAGCAACCTGCCGCCTTTTTTGGTGTCGCAGGAAGGAGTACAAATCAACTACAGCACCGGCTTTACCGTAATGGGCAACCGCCTGCGGGGCCTGGCCGCCAGCCAGGATGAGACAGTGGGCGTGAAAGTGGTCGACACCGGAGCCGGCACGGACGCCAATACCATCTATGGCAATAACTTTGATATCCTTTATGTGGGTAATGCGGCCGTAGGGGATAATGTGGGAGCGCCAGAAGGTGGTGGTATTGTATATGAGTGCAACAAAAACCTGGGTAGCAATGTCTTCGACTTTTGGGTGCAGGAGGGGGAAGGCATTACGGAAGATCAGCGAAGTGTAGGTGGTGAAGCAGCTGGCAACACCTTTTCATTAAATATCATAAACGCGACCGGGCATTTCACTAACCAGGGGAATGGCCTCATTGAATATTATTACGATGAGGAAGAGCCTACCGAAGAACCAACACAATACACGGAAGACAATATTAATCTTAATACAGCTGAAACTAATGATTGCAATAACGGTGAGGCCGGCGGAGAGATTCCTGACGAGGGAATCGACTTGGTTAAAAACCGCTTTTTCGAAGCCAAAGCCCAATACCAGCTCTACAAAACCGATTACGACGAATTAATTGACGACGGGGATACCCCGGGCTTGCTGGCGGAAGTGGCCCAAGCCGGCGCCGGGCAGGCGGGCAGCCTCATCAACGACTTGCTCGACATTTCTCCCTACGTTTTCCAGCACGTGCTCAAAGCCGTGGTTGACAAACCCACTGTTTTCGACAATGGCATGCAGGCAGACCTCCTGGAAGCCAACCCCGAGGCGGTGCGCAAGGCAGGCTTTTTACTTTACCTGGAAGAAAATTCCAGCCTGGAAGAAGAGGAAGTGCTACAAGTGCAACAGGCCAGCCTGTTGAATACCGATCGCGACGCTATGGAGGAGGATTTGTCCGCCGCCTACGCCGCCAAACACCGTGCCGCCGACCTGGTGTTGGCCTACTATTTATTGGATAGTGTTGCCTACAACCGGGACAGTGCCCTGTTGTGGCTTAGCCACAAGGGCAGCCTGCATTCCCTCTACCTGAAAGCCGATATCCAACTCCAAACTGGGCAGGATGAAGCCGCTGAGAATACGCTGTCTTCCATCCCGGAAGCTTTCCTGCTGACTGAAAAGCAGCAGCAGGAGTACGACAACAAGCAGGCCTTATTCAAGCTGCTGTCCGATCAGGCGGATATCTTTAAAATGGATAGCCTGGCAGTAGCAGAATTGTCTAATATTGCCCAGAGTGGCGGTTTGGCCGGCCAACAGGCCAGGAACCTGCTGGATTATGCTTACGAAGGAGAGTGGGAGCCGGATCATAGCCTGCCAACCGCCAGAGAAGAACGAACCGCAGTTGGTTCTACAACCCGGCATCGGCCTCAGTCCTCTATCCGCGCCTTTCCCAACCCTGCCAAGGCCACCGTCACCTTCGAATTCACTATTCTGGCCGGAGAAGAGGCTTCGGTTCGCCTGGTGAACGCCATGGGGCGTGCGGTAGCCGAAATTCCCCTTTCGCCGAGAGTGGGAATAGAAGAATGGGACATTTCCGGCCTGGCCGAAGGTGTGTACTGGTATCAACTCTGGATAGATGAAAAGCCGGGGCCGGTAGGTAAATTGGCCATTCAGCATTAG
- the purU gene encoding formyltetrahydrofolate deformylase: MKDQNGNTAILLIHCPDQTGLVAAVTDFLFKNNGNIISLDQYVDRQALRFFMRVEWELEGFAIPEEKIDDYFGTLVGQKFQMEWQLHFASRRPRMALFVSKMSHCLYDILQRCISGEWPADIPLIISNHDNLRYIAERFEIPFEVFPIAKDTKAEQEQKQIELLNSLNVDFIVLARYMQILSNDFVAAFPNRIINIHHSFLPAFKGAKPYHSAYNRGVKVIGATSHYVTADLDEGPIIEQDVRRISHKDSVRDLIRIGKDLEKVVLARAIWLEIQHKILPFKNKTVVFD, encoded by the coding sequence ATGAAAGACCAGAACGGGAATACCGCCATACTGCTCATCCACTGCCCGGACCAGACGGGGTTGGTGGCGGCGGTCACCGACTTCCTTTTTAAGAATAACGGCAACATCATCAGCCTCGACCAATACGTAGACCGGCAGGCCCTGCGTTTCTTCATGCGGGTGGAATGGGAACTGGAGGGTTTCGCCATTCCGGAAGAGAAGATCGACGATTATTTCGGCACGCTGGTCGGGCAAAAGTTTCAAATGGAATGGCAGTTGCACTTCGCCAGCCGCCGGCCCAGGATGGCCCTCTTCGTTTCCAAAATGTCTCATTGCCTCTACGACATCCTGCAGCGCTGCATCTCCGGAGAATGGCCGGCGGACATCCCCTTGATCATCAGCAATCACGACAACCTGCGCTACATCGCCGAGCGCTTTGAGATTCCCTTCGAGGTATTTCCGATCGCGAAGGACACCAAGGCGGAGCAGGAGCAAAAACAGATAGAACTCCTCAATTCCCTGAACGTCGACTTCATCGTCCTGGCCCGTTACATGCAAATCCTCTCCAACGATTTTGTAGCGGCTTTCCCCAACCGCATCATCAACATCCACCATTCTTTCCTGCCGGCGTTCAAAGGGGCCAAGCCCTACCACTCCGCCTACAACCGGGGCGTGAAGGTAATCGGCGCTACCAGCCACTATGTGACCGCCGACCTGGACGAAGGGCCCATCATCGAACAGGATGTCCGCCGTATTTCTCATAAAGACAGCGTCAGAGACCTCATCCGCATCGGCAAGGATTTGGAGAAGGTGGTGCTGGCTCGGGCTATCTGGCTGGAGATACAGCACAAAATCCTGCCGTTTAAGAATAAGACAGTGGTGTTTGATTGA